In Devosia litorisediminis, one genomic interval encodes:
- the fabD gene encoding ACP S-malonyltransferase, with translation MTKRAFTFPGQGSQAVGMGKELAAAYPEARAVFEEVDEALGQNLSAIMFEGPDDTLRLTENAQPALMAVSLAVVRVLEAKGISLADHAAFVAGHSLGEYSALCAAGTFSVSDAARLLKTRGQAMQKAVPVGHGAMAALLGLDLETARAVAAEAAGDEVCDVANDNAPGQVVISGATAAVERALEIAKAKGAKRALLLPVSAPFHCSLMQPAAEAMAAALAEVTVNAPVVPLVANVLATPISDPDEIRQRLVEQVTGVVRWTESVAWLTGEGGVTHLAELGTGKVLTGLAKRINGDAVATAVGTPADIDAFVAELSA, from the coding sequence ATGACCAAGCGCGCATTCACTTTTCCGGGGCAGGGCAGCCAGGCTGTCGGCATGGGCAAGGAACTGGCGGCGGCCTATCCCGAGGCCCGCGCCGTGTTTGAAGAGGTTGACGAGGCGCTCGGCCAGAACCTGTCGGCGATTATGTTCGAGGGGCCTGACGACACGCTGCGTCTGACCGAAAATGCTCAGCCTGCGCTGATGGCGGTCAGCCTCGCCGTTGTGCGCGTGCTTGAGGCCAAGGGCATCTCTCTTGCCGATCACGCCGCCTTCGTTGCTGGGCATTCCCTGGGTGAATATTCGGCCCTTTGCGCCGCGGGAACTTTCTCGGTGTCGGACGCGGCGCGCCTGCTCAAGACCCGCGGTCAGGCCATGCAGAAAGCAGTCCCCGTGGGCCACGGCGCCATGGCTGCGTTGCTCGGATTGGATTTGGAAACGGCCCGTGCTGTGGCTGCAGAGGCCGCCGGTGACGAGGTTTGCGATGTGGCAAATGACAATGCCCCCGGCCAGGTTGTCATTTCGGGCGCAACGGCTGCGGTCGAACGGGCACTGGAAATTGCCAAGGCTAAGGGCGCCAAGCGCGCTCTGCTTTTGCCTGTCAGCGCCCCGTTCCATTGCTCTCTTATGCAGCCTGCCGCTGAGGCCATGGCCGCAGCGCTTGCAGAGGTAACCGTCAATGCACCGGTTGTGCCACTCGTCGCCAACGTTCTTGCGACGCCGATTTCCGATCCTGACGAAATTCGCCAGCGCCTCGTCGAACAGGTCACGGGCGTGGTTCGCTGGACAGAAAGCGTCGCCTGGCTGACCGGCGAGGGCGGGGTGACCCACCTGGCTGAACTGGGCACCGGCAAGGTTCTAACCGGCCTGGCCAAGCGCATTAATGGCGATGCCGTCGCTACCGCGGTCGGGACGCCGGCCGATATCGACGCCTTCGTCGCTGAGCTTTCTGCCTGA
- a CDS encoding TetR/AcrR family transcriptional regulator: MARTVKHPEVRRAELVGAARSLFFERGYDATSVDEIIARAGVSKGAFYYYFPSKGAVLEALAEQMAEEAAVNIRPILTDDTLNGFERLQQFLRLNQRLKAEQAPETLALFEALFHPQNLALHHHVFTRVSRVMNPIMATILQQGMDDGSFLPGDPLAIAEVLLGISSTTHEAVAGLVGADSEEAFKAAAAAFQRRWLTQGVIADRILGLPEGSTEFVEPGFAEAFFAGWRQARAQRSATRGNFAEDVDRF; the protein is encoded by the coding sequence ATGGCCCGCACCGTAAAACACCCCGAAGTTCGCCGCGCGGAACTCGTCGGCGCTGCCCGTTCGCTGTTCTTTGAGCGTGGTTATGACGCGACCAGCGTAGATGAAATTATTGCGCGCGCCGGGGTCTCAAAGGGCGCGTTCTACTACTACTTCCCCTCTAAGGGGGCGGTACTGGAGGCACTGGCGGAACAGATGGCAGAAGAGGCTGCGGTCAATATCCGCCCCATACTGACAGACGACACGCTGAATGGCTTCGAGCGGCTGCAGCAATTTCTCAGGCTCAATCAGCGTCTCAAGGCAGAACAGGCACCGGAAACACTCGCCTTGTTCGAAGCGCTGTTCCATCCCCAGAATCTGGCGCTGCATCATCATGTCTTTACCCGGGTGAGCCGCGTCATGAACCCGATTATGGCAACGATCCTGCAACAGGGCATGGATGACGGGAGTTTCTTGCCGGGGGATCCATTGGCCATTGCTGAAGTCTTGCTGGGAATCAGCTCGACCACGCATGAAGCCGTCGCTGGGCTGGTGGGCGCGGACTCCGAAGAGGCGTTCAAAGCAGCGGCAGCAGCATTTCAGCGTCGCTGGCTCACTCAAGGGGTTATCGCCGATCGCATCCTGGGGCTTCCGGAGGGCAGCACCGAGTTTGTTGAACCGGGATTCGCCGAGGCGTTTTTTGCGGGCTGGCGACAGGCTCGAGCCCAAAGGAGTGCAACAAGAGGCAATTTTGCAGAGGACGTCGACCGGTTCTGA
- the rpsF gene encoding 30S ribosomal protein S6: MALYEHIYLARQDVSQQQVEELTTALTDILSNGGGKVTKNEYWGLKGLSYRIRKNRKAHYTLLNIDASPAAVAEMERQMRINEDILRFMTVRVDEHEEGPSAMMAKRDRDDSRPDRGGDRGGFSGERRPRRF; this comes from the coding sequence ATGGCCCTTTACGAGCATATCTACCTGGCACGCCAGGACGTTTCCCAGCAGCAGGTCGAAGAACTGACCACTGCACTGACCGATATCCTGTCCAATGGCGGCGGCAAGGTCACCAAGAATGAATATTGGGGCCTGAAGGGTCTCTCCTATCGCATTCGCAAGAACCGCAAGGCGCACTACACGCTGCTGAACATCGATGCATCGCCAGCGGCGGTTGCTGAAATGGAACGCCAGATGCGCATCAATGAAGACATCCTGCGTTTCATGACCGTCCGCGTGGACGAGCATGAAGAGGGCCCGTCTGCCATGATGGCAAAGCGTGACCGTGACGACAGCCGTCCCGATCGTGGCGGTGACCGTGGTGGCTTCAGCGGCGAACGCCGCCCGCGCCGTTTCTAA
- the rpsR gene encoding 30S ribosomal protein S18, with amino-acid sequence MAIKDLTTAQARRPFQRRRKTCPFSGEGAPKIDYKDVRLLSRYVSERGKIVPSRITAVSALKQRELARAIKRARFIGIMPYAVQ; translated from the coding sequence ATGGCAATCAAAGATCTCACGACCGCCCAGGCCCGTCGTCCTTTCCAGCGTCGCCGCAAGACCTGCCCGTTCTCCGGTGAAGGCGCGCCAAAGATCGACTACAAGGACGTCCGTCTGCTCTCGCGTTACGTTTCCGAGCGCGGCAAGATCGTCCCAAGCCGCATCACCGCCGTTTCGGCACTGAAGCAGCGTGAACTGGCTCGCGCCATCAAGCGTGCCCGCTTCATCGGCATCATGCCTTACGCCGTTCAGTAA
- the rplI gene encoding 50S ribosomal protein L9: MKVILLERIARTGSIGDEVTVKDGFARNFLLPQGKALRATEANRKKFEAERANIEKRNEERRNAASGIAEGLNGSTVTMIRQAGETGQLYGSVASRDIVEALAEAGFTVQRSQVDLLDPIKSVGLHTVALNLHAEVAVTITVNVARSEDEAERQASGEDVTVTVYEDDVDGDFAAGQKDAKQDDRFDDEA; encoded by the coding sequence ATGAAAGTCATTCTTCTCGAGCGCATCGCCCGCACGGGTTCGATCGGCGACGAAGTCACTGTGAAGGACGGCTTTGCCCGTAACTTCCTGCTGCCACAGGGCAAGGCGCTGCGCGCCACCGAAGCCAACCGCAAGAAGTTCGAAGCAGAACGCGCCAATATCGAAAAGCGCAATGAAGAGCGCCGCAATGCCGCTTCGGGCATTGCCGAAGGCTTGAACGGCAGCACCGTGACCATGATCCGCCAGGCTGGCGAAACCGGTCAGCTGTACGGTTCGGTTGCTTCGCGCGATATCGTTGAGGCGCTGGCTGAAGCCGGCTTCACCGTGCAGCGCAGCCAGGTCGACCTGCTCGACCCGATCAAGTCGGTTGGCCTGCACACCGTGGCCCTGAACCTGCATGCTGAAGTTGCCGTGACCATCACAGTCAACGTTGCCCGCTCCGAAGACGAAGCTGAGCGTCAGGCATCGGGTGAAGACGTCACCGTGACTGTCTATGAAGACGACGTCGATGGCGATTTCGCTGCCGGCCAGAAGGATGCCAAGCAGGACGACCGCTTCGACGACGAAGCCTAG
- a CDS encoding replicative DNA helicase: MAEIARLHPTEDKSFRLAPHNVEAEQALLGAILLNNDAFYRVSDFLEPIHFYEPIHRDIYELAGKIIRAGKSADPTTIKTHLPDQLLPDVTMAQYLARLAAEATTVLNAADYGQAIYDLAIRRNLILVGEEMVSVAYESDVELTPNKQIEKVEGELFQLAEKGRYDGGFLSFSSALSASIQMAGEAYQRDGGLSGVATLLDDLDRQMGGLQRSDLIVLAGRPAMGKTSLATNIAFNIAKSWKAEVTPDGHNKTISGGIVGFFSLEMSSEQLATRILAEQAEISSSDIRRGRIHDSQFSKLVDVSNMMSKIPLYIDDTGGISVAQLAARARRLKRQKGLDFLIVDYLQLLSGSSKASSQNRVQELTEITTTLKALAKELEVPIIALSQLSRQVESRDDKHPQLADLRESGSIEQDADVVLFVYREEYYLKNKEPKEGTPEHMTWQGEMEQVHGKAEVIIAKQRHGPTGTVQLSFEAQYTRFGNLARADYLPERME; the protein is encoded by the coding sequence ATGGCAGAGATCGCAAGGCTTCATCCGACCGAAGACAAGTCATTTCGCCTGGCGCCTCACAATGTGGAAGCCGAGCAAGCGCTGCTGGGCGCGATTCTGCTGAACAATGACGCGTTTTACCGGGTCTCGGACTTTCTCGAGCCAATCCACTTCTACGAGCCGATCCACCGCGATATTTACGAGCTAGCCGGCAAGATCATCCGCGCCGGCAAATCGGCCGATCCCACAACCATCAAGACGCATTTGCCAGATCAGCTGCTGCCTGACGTCACGATGGCGCAGTATCTGGCTCGGCTGGCTGCCGAAGCCACAACCGTGCTCAATGCTGCCGATTATGGCCAGGCGATCTACGATCTGGCGATCCGCCGGAACCTGATTCTGGTTGGCGAGGAGATGGTCTCGGTCGCCTATGAGTCAGACGTGGAGCTGACACCTAACAAACAGATCGAAAAGGTCGAGGGCGAGCTGTTCCAGCTGGCTGAAAAAGGCCGTTACGACGGCGGCTTCCTGAGCTTTTCAAGCGCGCTGAGTGCCTCGATCCAGATGGCTGGCGAAGCCTATCAGCGCGATGGCGGCCTGTCGGGCGTCGCCACGCTACTCGATGATCTGGATCGCCAGATGGGCGGCTTGCAGCGGTCCGACTTGATCGTGCTGGCCGGCCGTCCCGCCATGGGCAAGACCTCGCTGGCGACCAATATTGCGTTCAACATCGCCAAGTCCTGGAAGGCCGAGGTGACGCCGGACGGACATAACAAGACCATCAGCGGCGGCATCGTTGGCTTCTTCAGCCTGGAAATGAGCTCGGAACAGCTCGCAACGCGTATTCTGGCCGAGCAGGCGGAAATTTCGTCTTCCGATATTCGTCGCGGGCGCATTCATGACAGTCAGTTTTCCAAGCTGGTGGATGTCAGCAATATGATGAGCAAGATACCGCTCTATATCGACGACACTGGCGGTATCAGCGTGGCGCAATTGGCGGCCCGCGCACGTCGCCTGAAGCGCCAGAAGGGCCTCGACTTCCTGATCGTCGACTATTTGCAGCTGCTGAGCGGCTCGAGCAAGGCATCAAGCCAGAACCGCGTGCAGGAACTGACCGAAATCACCACCACGCTCAAGGCGCTTGCCAAGGAACTCGAAGTCCCCATTATCGCATTGTCCCAGCTGTCTCGACAGGTGGAATCGCGAGATGACAAGCATCCGCAACTGGCGGATCTGCGCGAATCGGGTTCTATCGAGCAGGACGCCGACGTGGTGCTGTTCGTTTATCGCGAGGAGTATTACCTCAAGAACAAAGAACCCAAAGAAGGTACGCCAGAGCACATGACCTGGCAGGGGGAAATGGAACAGGTGCACGGTAAGGCAGAAGTCATCATTGCCAAGCAGCGCCACGGTCCTACGGGCACGGTGCAGCTCAGCTTCGAGGCGCAGTATACGCGCTTTGGCAATCTGGCCCGTGCCGACTACCTGCCCGAGCGTATGGAATAG
- the alr gene encoding alanine racemase: MALTSGLGGQLSIDLGALARNWRALDKVSAGALTGAVVKADAYGTGITVASKALHAAGARFFFVATPDEGMAVRAAVPEAHIFVMNGLYPGAANLYIRQNLMPVLCSVEMLEEWLAKCLERNEAYPSAFHFDTGINRLGFRLNEAGFVRERIEALGYAPQMLMSHLACADQPNHEKNRTQLALFGSVMTQFQGIPASLANSAGLMSGRDYHFQMVRPGISLYGGRALVGRKNPMAAVVTLHVPILQVKEARTGETVGYGAGYSLSRDSRLAIISHGYADGFFRSLSATNSRPGGKVAIRGKLFPVIGRVSMDQVVVDITELGPDIPKPGEGAEVLGANISVDDQGDAAGTIGYEVLTSLKGRYNRNYVGDGNLPPA; the protein is encoded by the coding sequence ATGGCGTTGACGTCTGGCCTTGGCGGGCAACTCAGTATCGATCTCGGGGCCCTGGCCCGCAATTGGCGCGCACTGGACAAGGTCAGTGCGGGTGCGCTGACCGGTGCGGTCGTCAAGGCAGACGCCTATGGCACCGGTATTACCGTGGCCAGCAAGGCTCTGCATGCCGCTGGCGCGCGGTTCTTCTTTGTTGCCACGCCTGATGAAGGCATGGCGGTACGCGCCGCCGTTCCTGAGGCCCATATCTTTGTGATGAACGGGCTCTATCCCGGCGCAGCCAATCTCTACATTCGCCAGAACCTGATGCCGGTGCTCTGTTCGGTCGAAATGCTCGAAGAGTGGCTGGCCAAGTGCCTGGAACGCAACGAGGCCTACCCTTCGGCCTTTCACTTCGATACCGGTATCAACCGGCTCGGCTTCCGGCTGAACGAAGCTGGCTTCGTGCGTGAACGCATCGAGGCGCTGGGTTATGCGCCACAAATGCTGATGAGCCATCTGGCCTGTGCCGATCAGCCCAATCATGAAAAGAACCGCACCCAGTTGGCGCTGTTTGGCTCGGTGATGACGCAGTTTCAGGGCATTCCTGCCTCACTGGCGAACTCGGCCGGTCTGATGAGCGGCCGCGACTACCATTTCCAGATGGTGCGCCCCGGTATTTCGCTTTACGGCGGCCGGGCGCTGGTAGGCCGGAAGAACCCGATGGCCGCAGTGGTGACGCTGCATGTGCCGATCCTGCAGGTCAAGGAAGCCCGGACCGGCGAAACGGTGGGCTATGGCGCTGGCTACTCGCTGTCACGCGACAGTCGGCTGGCAATCATCAGCCATGGCTACGCCGATGGCTTTTTCCGTTCCTTGTCGGCGACCAATTCGCGACCGGGCGGCAAGGTGGCAATCCGCGGCAAGCTGTTTCCGGTGATCGGCCGGGTGTCGATGGATCAGGTGGTGGTCGACATCACCGAACTGGGTCCGGACATTCCCAAGCCAGGCGAAGGCGCTGAAGTTCTTGGCGCCAATATAAGCGTTGATGACCAGGGTGATGCCGCCGGCACGATCGGGTACGAAGTGCTGACCTCACTGAAGGGCCGGTATAACCGTAACTATGTTGGCGACGGCAATCTCCCGCCGGCATAG
- the radA gene encoding DNA repair protein RadA, whose protein sequence is MAKSRSSFVCQSCGAVTTRWQGRCDACGEWNTIVEEMTDSGVGAGPKSAKAGGRPTNLVPLSGETESAARVVTGMAELDRVTGGGFVMGSALLVGGDPGIGKSTLLLQSAAALANQGKRVVYVSGEEAVAQVRLRAQRLGLGEAPVLLAAETNVEIILATLESGPAPDLVIIDSIQTLWTDRVDSAPGTVTQVRTSAQALTRFAKKSGAAVVLVGHVTKDGQIAGPRVVEHMVDAVLYFEGDTSHTFRILRGVKNRYGATDEIGVFAMTELGLEQVANPSALFLDQRDEGAAGSAVFAGMEGTRPILIEIQALVAPSPLGTPRRAVVGWDSSRLSMVVAVLETRCGVRIGANDIYLNVAGGLKINEPAADLAVAAALISSLTSSPLPSDSVYFGEISLAGGVRPVVHGSLRLREAQKLGFKSVSTGRLASADRNSGLEVSEYSTLQELVGRIAANGKPREPDRDEW, encoded by the coding sequence TTGGCCAAGTCCCGCTCGTCATTTGTCTGCCAGTCATGCGGCGCTGTTACGACCCGCTGGCAGGGGCGCTGCGACGCCTGCGGCGAATGGAACACCATTGTCGAGGAGATGACAGATTCCGGCGTCGGTGCGGGCCCCAAGTCGGCCAAGGCAGGCGGCCGGCCGACCAATCTGGTGCCACTCTCGGGTGAAACCGAAAGCGCCGCACGCGTTGTCACCGGCATGGCGGAGCTGGATCGCGTGACAGGCGGCGGCTTTGTGATGGGATCGGCACTGCTGGTGGGTGGCGATCCGGGCATCGGCAAGTCGACACTGTTGCTGCAGTCGGCTGCGGCACTGGCCAATCAGGGCAAGCGGGTTGTCTATGTGTCGGGGGAAGAAGCCGTGGCGCAGGTACGGCTGCGCGCGCAGCGGCTTGGCCTGGGCGAAGCGCCGGTACTGCTGGCGGCTGAAACCAATGTCGAAATCATTCTGGCCACACTGGAGAGCGGCCCTGCCCCCGATCTGGTAATTATCGATTCAATCCAGACCCTGTGGACCGACCGCGTCGACAGCGCACCGGGAACCGTCACGCAGGTGCGCACTTCGGCGCAGGCACTGACGCGCTTCGCCAAAAAAAGCGGCGCTGCAGTGGTACTGGTAGGCCATGTCACAAAGGACGGGCAGATCGCCGGGCCTCGCGTCGTCGAGCATATGGTTGATGCCGTCCTGTATTTTGAAGGTGACACCAGTCACACCTTCCGAATTCTGCGCGGCGTCAAGAACCGCTATGGCGCGACGGACGAAATCGGCGTGTTTGCCATGACCGAACTGGGCCTTGAGCAGGTGGCCAATCCCTCAGCCCTGTTTCTCGATCAACGCGATGAAGGCGCGGCAGGTTCGGCGGTGTTCGCAGGTATGGAGGGCACGCGTCCGATTCTCATTGAGATCCAGGCACTGGTGGCGCCATCACCACTGGGCACACCACGCCGCGCCGTTGTCGGTTGGGATTCCTCCCGCCTGTCGATGGTGGTGGCAGTGCTCGAAACGCGGTGCGGCGTGCGGATCGGCGCCAATGACATCTATCTCAACGTCGCTGGTGGGCTAAAGATCAACGAGCCAGCCGCCGATCTGGCAGTGGCTGCGGCGCTGATCTCCTCGCTGACCAGTTCTCCCCTTCCCTCGGATTCGGTCTATTTCGGCGAAATTTCGCTGGCTGGCGGCGTCAGGCCGGTGGTGCATGGCTCGTTGCGGTTGCGCGAAGCCCAGAAGCTGGGGTTCAAATCGGTGTCTACGGGGCGCCTGGCGAGCGCGGACCGCAATAGCGGGCTGGAGGTATCTGAATACAGCACACTGCAAGAGCTGGTGGGGCGTATTGCTGCCAATGGCAAGCCACGCGAACCTGACCGCGATGAGTGGTAA
- a CDS encoding CvpA family protein, producing the protein MLTAFDVGVGVLVLISAILATARGLTREVLSLATWAGSAAIAIYMWQYHPEIARGYIAEPLVADIATVVVTFIVALIVLHLLTMRIADFVVDSRVGPIDRTLGFVFGVLRGILIAIVITIFGTWLLPNNLPPWAANSQTLPQLQTMGNTLISMLPEELEAQVTQILKGGTGLTDETSGGPIAPVEDGTDATEDGSVQPAPGA; encoded by the coding sequence ATGCTGACAGCGTTCGACGTTGGTGTGGGTGTGCTGGTGCTGATTTCAGCAATTCTGGCCACAGCGCGGGGCCTGACCCGCGAAGTGCTTTCGCTGGCGACATGGGCCGGCTCTGCCGCCATCGCCATCTATATGTGGCAGTATCACCCCGAAATCGCCCGTGGCTACATTGCCGAGCCACTTGTGGCCGATATCGCCACGGTGGTTGTGACCTTCATCGTCGCCCTGATCGTGTTGCATCTGTTGACCATGCGCATCGCCGATTTTGTGGTCGATAGCCGCGTGGGCCCGATCGACCGCACACTGGGGTTTGTGTTTGGCGTGTTGCGCGGCATTCTGATCGCAATTGTCATCACCATTTTCGGTACATGGCTCCTCCCCAACAATCTGCCGCCTTGGGCTGCAAACTCGCAGACGCTGCCGCAGCTTCAGACCATGGGCAATACACTGATCTCCATGCTGCCAGAAGAACTTGAGGCGCAGGTGACCCAGATCCTCAAGGGCGGTACGGGCCTGACCGACGAAACCTCCGGCGGTCCGATTGCGCCAGTTGAAGATGGTACAGACGCAACCGAAGACGGTTCGGTGCAACCGGCACCAGGCGCCTGA
- the purF gene encoding amidophosphoribosyltransferase translates to MESPLNHPNDDRFDLDGDTLHEECGVFGILGHSDASTLTALGLHALQHRGQEAAGIVSFDGRQFYAEKRMGLVGDHYTDPALLAKLPGTMAMGHTRYSTTGEVALRNVQPLFAELGDGGIAIAHNGNFTNGLTLRRQIIATGAICQSTSDTEVVLHLVARSRHSSTTDRFIDAIRQMEGGYAMLAMTRTKLIAARDPIGIRPLVMGELDGKPIFCSETCALDMIGAKYIRDVENGEVVICETQPDGSISIEARKPARPTPERPCLFEYVYFARPDSVVSGRSVYGARKRMGMNLAKEAPVDADVVVPVPDGGTPAAIGYAQASGIPFELGIIRNHYVGRTFIEPTQSIRAFGVKLKHSANRAEIAGKRVVLIDDSIVRGTTSLKIVQMIRDAGATEVHIRVASPMIYHSDYYGIDTPDPEMLLANQHETLESMCKFIGADSLEFLSIDGLYEAVGGEKRNDQAPQFTDHYFTGDYPTQLTDLTGRDKNEPKKVSLLKEAG, encoded by the coding sequence ATGGAGAGCCCGTTGAACCATCCGAACGATGACCGTTTTGATCTCGATGGCGACACGCTGCACGAAGAGTGTGGCGTGTTTGGCATTTTGGGACATAGCGACGCGTCCACCCTGACTGCTCTGGGACTGCATGCGCTGCAGCATCGCGGTCAGGAAGCAGCCGGTATCGTCAGTTTTGATGGCCGCCAGTTCTATGCCGAAAAGCGGATGGGGCTGGTCGGCGACCACTATACTGACCCGGCCCTGCTGGCCAAGCTACCCGGCACGATGGCCATGGGCCATACCCGCTACTCGACAACCGGCGAAGTCGCGTTGCGCAATGTGCAGCCGCTGTTCGCAGAGCTGGGCGACGGCGGCATTGCCATTGCTCATAATGGCAATTTCACCAATGGCCTGACCCTGCGACGCCAGATCATCGCGACCGGCGCCATCTGCCAGTCGACATCGGATACCGAGGTGGTGCTGCATCTGGTGGCACGGTCGCGTCATAGTTCAACAACAGACCGCTTCATCGACGCGATCCGCCAGATGGAAGGCGGCTACGCCATGCTGGCGATGACGCGCACCAAGCTGATCGCGGCACGCGACCCGATCGGCATTCGCCCCTTGGTCATGGGCGAACTGGATGGCAAACCGATCTTCTGTTCGGAAACATGTGCGCTCGACATGATCGGCGCCAAGTATATTCGCGACGTCGAAAACGGCGAAGTGGTGATCTGCGAGACGCAGCCAGACGGCTCGATCAGCATTGAGGCGCGCAAGCCCGCCCGGCCCACACCAGAACGTCCCTGTCTGTTTGAGTATGTGTATTTCGCACGGCCGGATTCGGTCGTGTCCGGTCGCAGTGTTTATGGCGCCCGCAAGCGCATGGGCATGAACCTGGCAAAGGAAGCCCCAGTCGACGCCGATGTGGTGGTGCCTGTGCCCGATGGCGGTACACCGGCAGCCATTGGCTATGCACAAGCCAGCGGCATTCCGTTCGAGCTGGGCATTATCCGCAATCACTATGTGGGCCGCACCTTTATCGAGCCAACACAGTCGATCCGGGCGTTTGGCGTCAAGCTCAAGCATTCCGCCAACCGCGCCGAAATCGCCGGCAAGCGCGTCGTGCTGATTGACGACTCGATCGTGCGTGGCACGACTTCGCTCAAGATCGTGCAGATGATCCGCGATGCTGGCGCCACCGAGGTTCATATCCGTGTGGCGAGCCCGATGATCTATCATTCGGACTATTACGGCATCGATACGCCAGATCCCGAAATGCTGCTGGCTAACCAGCACGAAACGCTGGAATCGATGTGCAAGTTCATCGGCGCGGACTCGCTTGAGTTCCTGTCGATTGATGGCCTCTATGAGGCTGTTGGCGGCGAGAAGCGCAATGATCAGGCGCCGCAATTTACCGATCACTATTTCACTGGCGATTATCCGACGCAACTGACCGATCTGACCGGCCGCGATAAGAATGAGCCGAAAAAAGTTTCTCTGCTGAAAGAGGCCGGTTGA
- a CDS encoding SDR family NAD(P)-dependent oxidoreductase, producing the protein MAVDQDLAGKVVLVTGASRGIGYAAALEAARRGAHVVAVARTVGGLEELDDEIQDLGSSATLVPLDLRDGDAIDRLGAAIFERWGALDGLIANAGQLGVLSPLPHVKPEDFDKVIAVNVTANYRLLRSTDLLLRQAEAGRAVFVSSGAAKSARPFWGLYAASKAAVDAMVKSYSGEIAQTKVKANIFYPGQIRTAMRAKAMPGEDPNTLPTPADIAPKLVDMISPAYKDNGKLFNAADDTLSDL; encoded by the coding sequence ATGGCTGTGGATCAGGATCTGGCCGGCAAGGTCGTACTCGTAACAGGTGCGTCGCGCGGGATTGGCTATGCGGCCGCGCTGGAGGCCGCCCGTCGAGGCGCCCACGTGGTCGCCGTCGCCCGCACAGTTGGCGGGCTCGAAGAACTGGATGACGAGATCCAGGATTTGGGGTCGTCAGCGACGCTGGTGCCGCTCGACCTGCGCGATGGCGACGCCATTGATCGTCTGGGCGCGGCGATCTTCGAGCGCTGGGGTGCGCTGGATGGTTTGATCGCCAATGCTGGTCAGCTTGGTGTTCTCAGTCCCCTGCCCCATGTGAAGCCTGAAGACTTTGACAAGGTGATCGCTGTCAATGTGACCGCGAACTATCGCCTGCTGCGCTCCACCGACCTGTTGCTGCGTCAGGCCGAAGCGGGCCGCGCTGTCTTTGTGTCCTCGGGCGCGGCCAAGTCCGCACGGCCATTCTGGGGGCTCTATGCCGCCAGCAAGGCCGCGGTGGATGCCATGGTGAAATCCTATTCAGGCGAAATCGCCCAGACCAAGGTCAAGGCCAACATCTTCTATCCAGGCCAGATCCGCACCGCGATGCGGGCCAAGGCAATGCCCGGCGAGGATCCCAACACGCTGCCGACACCGGCTGATATTGCGCCCAAGCTGGTGGACATGATCAGCCCCGCCTACAAGGACAATGGCAAGCTGTTCAACGCGGCTGACGATACGCTGAGCGACCTTTAG
- a CDS encoding GNAT family N-acetyltransferase: MVTLRGFRPDDLPALYDICLTTGASGADASALHSDPELVGHIYAAPYGALEPERVLLAEDALGVAGYIVGTLDSDGFAARQERDWWPALRQRYADASTGFTEADRERIAAIKRPGVTPAAIVANYPAHIHMNLRSRLRGQGVGTALLEAWVADARAANVRGIHLGANAANSGGIAFWQRSGFAPLQAVGGTVWMGMALAD, translated from the coding sequence ATGGTGACGCTGCGCGGCTTTCGGCCGGACGACCTACCGGCGCTCTATGATATCTGCCTGACCACCGGCGCATCGGGTGCGGACGCAAGCGCACTGCACAGCGATCCCGAGCTTGTCGGTCATATCTATGCAGCGCCCTATGGGGCGCTGGAGCCGGAGCGCGTGCTCCTGGCTGAGGACGCGTTGGGCGTTGCTGGCTATATCGTCGGCACGCTGGACAGTGACGGCTTTGCAGCGCGCCAGGAGCGCGATTGGTGGCCAGCACTGCGCCAACGCTACGCTGATGCATCAACGGGCTTCACCGAGGCCGACAGAGAGCGTATCGCGGCAATCAAGCGCCCCGGCGTTACCCCGGCGGCGATCGTCGCGAACTACCCCGCCCATATTCACATGAACCTGCGCAGTCGCCTGCGCGGCCAGGGTGTTGGTACGGCTCTGCTGGAGGCCTGGGTGGCCGATGCACGCGCCGCCAATGTGCGGGGCATCCATCTGGGGGCCAATGCCGCCAATAGCGGTGGCATCGCGTTTTGGCAGCGCAGCGGCTTTGCGCCGCTCCAGGCCGTTGGCGGAACGGTCTGGATGGGCATGGCTCTAGCCGACTAG